One region of Eupeodes corollae chromosome 1, idEupCoro1.1, whole genome shotgun sequence genomic DNA includes:
- the LOC129953988 gene encoding uncharacterized protein LOC129953988 isoform X1, with protein sequence MDEAATADTNCNSTSSSMSSSSTPAASAAAASEAAEAEIASGSAASVVIEDASSSTTSSSSASSSSSSSSSSSSSSSSSSLSGGETEADGSPTKKQPKFGKRIQLPIPIKQIVSLDQLRQRFADTAMPPKEIEVIVNSPDSKRKTVKKLKHSPNEFYTFCTCPQCLEYREVILQLMDDQMKTRSTWEILQATLRKAYQPILKNTLAQRKYEEFLERDKSPWRTTGDMNHAKAQHLNFICDLSLTENMVSVLLSALLLVDDPHQLFELMNFQIECVVKAYWEGFAEIAKIQDKKIPAEDMLSYVLDGYEELCSVSESISRFLFAFENHHLNKFCLTWTMLNKRMYQQYVYLNVTDTMLACIITLKEDELTKKRSTLIKKYIQFDDEMIQIDRTWKETWVALNLYNLSEEERNRRTRLKTIHSMFDVIRNDVTGTCTQCIDISEWATSENRHLVWQSMLAFIAKSSVESFSGHINTLVCDDKCKECNEMLEYHIGSCKCVTCAIAGGPLPPKRSPNSTCVKCLTLSRAEKDGTLYESKILNVCASDDLFAYKTKDKRRTNSVEDLSDASSLKDEVFNEPDELYEYHLSWAVFKHLRDRKPFHYSKIEEKYFCVNCKLPSCLLARKILNNELALALSWHLIDHYQPLLMTHEDLNIMLKNIMVYNQKVVTSKVGLDPKLDDEVFKIYWSFAVSVIACYFIDYDDDSYLNLDYFELANNDIQLLTSRIKGAEQDGKFFQFLDKISVLALAEMDLKDRSNRTFDSSSEASSVTDSPDRIKHNVAQYLRRDTSKLTHNTEEVRTPESEPPEPVTPTESLPPKKCGKDKTKKCCFDHADLSDHCKENHSSKKRIKKECNHARMNETRDRLRKKLSQLVNARKNVKAPILRPPHQQPHCSKTLTPPELDEPSLADSSKIDEDDDSLECLSTLCKRITHQPHKQLPQTVTKKVPPTPQVQSELAQAQQLPVDAQVAPPPPPPLAAVAAAKKRSNSNQGISPSASGRQRANEIFALLENLPEVSVKKWVNDTLSYIEGSNETKGPVNEKKAAKKAKQKQRREEMKRIAELQDLRAQFHNIYLREFTSKNELRFMKACKKKDKKKISEYEANVKKLNRAKANVETNILELIATVKQTNSEFKFSYLPTKEQQIEKLQMIAKEIITANNSPQPKPLNVPPTASTTSSGTGTLPHAAAPPPAATVLSQQENNLNGGAFYSIPYANANNFPPFVMPNLVASQNVQMCYAPNQPTDMSDPSKRIVTIRRVNLPNVPEPQVTVTAKGSSPDKDKLLYTFVNGQIVQTSQQQQQQQQQPHQQQQQQQSAAPRKAPTPPVVANEKTKTQLKKERKRAKRQAELEKEQARLAREEELRREEEMKREEELKRQEEELKRLEEELKKTSLSSSKASSKKANKKKQAKVEKTSTNNKSKKVTPAPSVTSNSQATTRENSVCSQKVKPKPIVQLREKPPEVPEVNSSVERKDKEKRQKFIDNGQFDNNQFKMLHLDDFVSSDSADSDAEVEEEIEVKKEPIPVPPKAKTSEPVATAIASNIPKKPAEPKAKSVKQNQQVQRTGSVEKPSKDQKQLSSSSTSNSNLNPSSRRGENRDRNNRMTKSVPATSSTQERSNTNNNERNRNSKPNNAPSAATTNRRLSTQSQPQYLSTPAPSATTQQGQQQQQQKPSHREQMSSEKPKRSRKSKNKSQSGNNYGPATSSTSSAAAHGQPGSKSRRNQSVIHSSGGGKMMEPGNSLNQAMQNLRLTSNNYPQLPPQDQQQLSHHDRHHHLFSQQLASNVSIMDQLNRGVQVENLSLPPGITLTKVDPSKSEQLRAKSESIKRLSKPLSSQAPGSNLHASQPTIITPGFYPHMSSFGPSDQSGVIMVEAMGASTKPQQHHQQQQQQQQQHMPPNDASKVSKNRKRRNKKKSSDTFKASATGQSRADASSTSSSGQPKMVTLRNPMFGNMMPQSSPSVLPIPSRVPIAPLPMDQPASIIKNENGMFTIRNPALQAAVANGMPVSNYRQFAGNYYTPPQENIAPSSSSLGNPNLASSFSYFSNNTSNTSASGNVRPNSQTIPDDPFAINSNGYGCDLNNDGSLRANPSGGKCISAIGSEIKTAQQLKQRSKDSQWQNYTAAAQDSTPAVPSQDNACGYIGSSLQSNYYNGYDVFSSSSGGSQQLSSSGSLFENSDCPLHHNCEDSPPPTITGFNHYLDGIPNTGIIRYDDASFLKTLMPGQNLNNEVSIHNVNDSNFARNATSPVAHRVEITPVYGGNRSSANLFNSSCSNASQYSPTKGFVQPAHLGAAEFTENLFTPNALLNLNDLDSGDRDVESFKRFSYDFEPPKEKQKVNININDLFMKASRSGNSSRSSPYLDDPTLALDGFVQNLAALKLTEEQLPSVNGNLNAGTSPNGWW encoded by the exons ATGGACGAAGCTGCTACAGCCGATACGAACTGCAacagcaccagcagcagcatGAGCTCTTCCTCGACACcagcagcatcagcagcagcGGCATCGGAAGCGGCAGAAGCGGAAATTGCATCTGGATCTGCAGCTTCGGTGGTAATTGAGGATGCTTCATCTTCAACAACATCCTCGTCTTCTGCATCTTCATCATCGtcttcatcctcatcatcatcatcgtcctcgTCGTCTTCATCCTTATCTGGTGGTGAAACCGAAGCCGATGGCAGTCCTACGAAGAAACAACCAAAATTTGGCAAGCGAATTCAGCTTCCGATTCcaattaaacaaattgtttcaCTCGATCAATTGAGGCAGCGCTTCGCCGACACGGCAATGCCACCCAAAGAGATTGAAGTGATCGTCAATAGTCCCGACTCCAAGAGG aaaactgTGAAAAAACTCAAACATAGCCCAAATGAGTTCTATACATTTTGCACATGCCCCCAATGCCTGGAATATCGGGAGGTGATACTGCAACTGATGGATGACCAGATGAAAACGCGCAGTACGTGGGAAATACTCCAAGCAACGCTGAGGAAGGCCTATCAGCCGATACTTAA GAATACCTTGGCACAGAGGAAGTATGAAGAGTTTCTGGAGAGGGATAAATCTCCGTGGCGAACAACGGGCGACATGAATCATGCCAAGGCTCAGCACCTGAACTTCATATGTGATCTATCGCTGACAGAAAATATGGTTTCAGTGCTTCTCAGTGCGCT actTTTGGTGGATGATCCTCATCAACTATTTGAATTAATGAATTTCCAAATCGAATGCGTGGTCAAAGCTTATTGGGAAGGTTTTGCGGAAATAGCAAAGATCCAAGATAAAAAAATACCAGCCGAAGATATGTTATCCT ATGTCCTAGATGGATACGAAGAACTCTGTTCAGTTTCGGAAAGCATATCAAGGTTTCTTTTCGCGTTTGAAAATCATCATCTTAACAAATTTTGCTTAACATGGACAATGTTAAACAAACGAATGTACCAACagtatgtttatttaaatgtaacCGATACTATGTTGGCCTGTATTATTACT ctTAAAGAGGATGAGTTAACTAAAAAACGTTCAACTCTTATTAAAAAGTACATTCAATTTGATGATGAAATGATTCAAATCGACAGAACTTGGAAAGAAACTTGGGTggctttaaatttgtataatctATCGGAGGAAGAACGAAACCGTAGGACGCGTTTAAAAACGATACACAGCATGTTTGATGTTATTCGAAACGATGTCACGGGAACATGCACCCAATGCATAGATATTTCCGAATGGGCAACGAGTGAAAATCGTCATCTGGTTTGGCAAAGCATGCTGGCGTTTATTGCCAAATCGAGTGTAGAGTCTTTTAGCGGTCATATAAACACACTGGTGTGCGATGACAAATGCAAAGAATGTAACGAAATGCTAGAATATCATATCGg atcttGCAAGTGTGTTACATGTGCAATTGCTGGAGGACCTCTACCGCCAAAGAGATCACCGAATTCAACATGCGTCAAGTGTCTTACTCTTTCGCGTGCCGAGAAGGATGGAACACTATACGAGTCGAAAATTCTGAATGTCTGTGCCAGCGACGATTTGTTTGCATACAAGACGAAAGATAAACGACGAACGAATAGCGTAGAAGATTTAAGTGATGCCTCATCGCTTAAGGACGAAGTCTTCAACGAGCCTGACGAATTGTACGAGTACCACTTGTCTTGGGCGGTTTTCAAGCATCTAAGAG atCGAAAACCGTTTCATTATTCAAAGATAGAGGAGAAGTACTTCTGTGTCAATTGTAAATTACCCTCGTGTCTGCTGGCCAGAAAAATACTTAATAATGAATTAGCGCTAGCATTATCCTGGCATCTAATTGATCATTATCAACCACTCCTAATGACACACGAAGAtctaaatattatgttaaaaaatatcatgGTATACAATCAAAAAGTGGTTACATCGAAAGTTGGCCTCGATCCGAAACTTGAcgatgaagtttttaaaatctattggtCTTTTGCTGTTTCGGTTATTGCGTGCTATTTTATAGACTACGATGATgatagttatttaaatttagattaTTTTGAGTTAGCAAATAATGATATACAATTGCTTACGTCACGAATTAAGGGTGCAGaacaggatgggaagtttttTCAGTTTCTTGATAAGATTTCTGT ATTGGCATTAGCTGAAATGGACTTGAAAGACAGGAGCAATAGAACTTTTGA tTCGTCATCGGAAGCATCAAGTGTGACTGATAGTCCTGATAG aataAAACACAACGTAGCACAATACTTAAGAAGAGACACTAGCAA ATTAACCCATAACACCGAAGAAGTTCGAACTCCTGAATCAGAACCACCGGAACCTGTTACTCCAACAGAATCTCTTCCCCCTAAAAAATGTGGGAAAgataaaacgaaaaaat GTTGTTTTGATCACGCTGATCTTTCGGATCATTGCAAGGAAAACCATTCGAGCAAGAAACGCATCAAAAAG GAATGCAATCATGCCCGTATGAATGAAACTCGAGATAGATTACGCAAGAAACTCTCTCAATTAGTAAATGCACGCAAAAATGTAAAAGCACCAATTTTAAGGCCACCTCATCAACAGCCGCATTGCTCAAAGACACTTACTCCACCTGAGCTGGATGAACCCAGTTTAGCAGACTCCTCGAAGATCGACGAAGACGATGATAGCTTGGAATGCCTGAGTACTTTGTGCAAACGAATTACCCACCAACCCCATAAACAATTACCACAAACAGTAACAAAAAAGGTGCCCCCTACACCTCAGGTTCAATCAGAACTAGCACAAGCTCAACAATTACCAGTTGATGCACAGGTGGCACCGCCGCCTCCACCACCACTGGCAGCAGTAGCTGCTGCCAAAAAACGATCAAACTCCAATCAAGGCATAAGTCCATCGGCATCGGGAAGGCAACGTGCTAATGAAATCTTTGCCCTGCTCGAAAATCTCCCAGAGGTTAGTGTTAAGAAATGGGTTAATGATACTCTGAGTTACATTGAAGGTTCCAATGAAACAAAAGGACCAGTCAATGAAAAGAAGGCGgccaaaaaagcaaaacaaaaacaacgccGAGAGGAAATGAAACGTATCGCCGAGCTGCAGGACCTGCGTGCTCAATTCCATAACATTTATCTGAGGGAGTTCACGTCCAAAAACGAACTGCGTTTTATGAAAGCCTGCAAGAAAAAAGACAAGAAGAAAATCTCCGAATACGAAGCGAATGTCAAGAAATTGAACAGAGCAAAAGCAAATGTAGAAACTAATATCCTAGAGTTGATAGCCACAGTAAAGCAAACCAATTCCGAGTTTAAATTTTCCTATCTGCCAACCAAAGAGCAACAAATCGAGAAACTCCAGATGATCGCAAAGGAAATTATAACTGCCAATAATTCGCCCCAACCAAAACCATTGAATGTGCCGCCAACAGCTTCCACCACCTCGTCGGGAACGGGAACATTGCCGCATGCAGCAGCACCACCGCCAGCCGCCACCGTTCTATCACAGCAGGAGAATAATCTGAATGGGGGAGCCTTCTACAGCATCCCCTATGCGAATGCAAACAATTTTCCGCCCTTCGTTATGCCGAATCTGGTTGCCTCTCAAAATGTACAAATGTGCTATGCCCCTAATCAGCCAACGGATATGTCCGATCCCTCCAAGCGGATCGTCACTATACGGCGAGTAAACTTGCCCAATGTACCCGAACCACAGGTCACGGTGACAGCCAAAGGTTCCTCTCCCGACAAGGACAAGCTGCTGTACACTTTTGTCAATGGACAAATTGTTCAAACAAgtcaacagcagcaacaacaacaacagcagccgcaccagcaacagcagcagcagcaatcgGCAGCTCCCCGAAAGGCTCCAACGCCTCCTGTTGTGGCGAATGAAAAAACCAAGACTCAACTGAAGAAGGAGAGAAAACGTGCGAAAAGACAAGCTGAGCTGGAAAAAGAACAAGCTCGACTGGCTCGCGAAGAAGAGCTGCGGCGTGAGGAGGAAATGAAGCGCGAAGAAGAACTCAAGCGACAGGAGGAGGAACTAAAGCGTCTCGAGGaggaattgaagaaaacttcATTATCCTCGTCGAAGGCGAGCTCgaagaaagcaaacaaaaagaagCAAGCCAAAGTGGAAAAAACTTCCACAAACAACAAATCTAAGAAGGTTACACCAGCTCCTTCGGTAACCAGCAATAGTCAAGCCACTACTCGTGAGAACTCTGTTTGCAGCCAGAAGGTGAAGCCCAAACCAATTGTTCAACTTCGCGAGAAACCTCCGGAAGTGCCGGAGGTGAATTCTTCAGTGGAGCGAAAAGACAAGGAGAAGCGTCAGAAGTTCATTGACAATGGCCAATTTGATAATAATCAATTCAAGATGTTGCATTTGGACGATTTCGTTTCGTCCGATTCGGCAGATTCAGATGCGGAAGTGGAGGAGGagattgaagttaaaaaagaaccGATTCCAGTCCCACCAAAAGCAAAAACTTCTGAACCAGTAGCCACTGCCATTGCATCTAACATTCCAAAAAAACCCGCAGAACCAAAGGCAAAGTCTGTTAAGCAAAATCAGCAAGTTCAACGAACTGGGTCAGTGGAAAAGCCTTCCAAAGATCAGAAACAACTGTCCTCTTCATCTACAtctaattcaaatttgaatcCGAGTTCAAGGCGAGGAGAGAATAGGGATAGAAACAATCGCATGACAAAGTCAGTTCCAGCCACTTCATCTACACAAGAACGCAGCAACACTAACAACAACGAAAGGAACCGCAACTCGAAGCCCAACAATGCCCCATCAGCAGCAACTACAAATCGAAGACTGTCTACTCAATCACAACCACAATATCTTTCAACTCCTGCACCATCAGCCACAACTCAACAAGgccaacaacagcagcaacaaaagCCATCACACCGCGAACAAATGTCGTCAGAAAAGCCCAAACGATCTCGAAAGTCGAAAAACAAATCTCAATCGGGTAACAACTATGGCCCAGCTACTTCCAGCACTTCGTCAGCGGCTGCTCATGGCCAGCCTGGTTCCAAATCAAGACGAAATCAATCTGTGATACATTCTAGTGGTGGTGGCAAGATGATGGAACCTGGCAATTCGCTTAACCAAGCCATGCAGAATCTTCGTTTAACCTCGAATAACTATCCCCAGTTACCACCACAAGATCAACAACAACTTTCCCATCATGACAGACACCATCATTTGTTCTCTCAGCAACTTGCCTCGAATGTCAGCATTATGGATCAATTGAATCGCGGTGTTCAGGTGGAGAATCTATCTCTGCCTCCAGGTATAACCCTGACGAAGGTTGATCCGAGCAAGAGTGAACAGCTACGTGCCAAATCTGAGTCGATTAAGAGACTTTCAAAGCCCCTTTCCTCTCAGGCTCCAGGATCCAATTTGCATGCATCACAGCCTACAATTATCACGCCTGGATTCTATCCGCACATGTCGAGCTTCGGGCCCTCAGATCAAAGTGGGGTTATTATGGTAGAAGCAATGGGAGCCTCCACAAAACCACAGCAGcaccatcaacaacaacaacagcagcagcaacagcacaTGCCACCCAATGATGCTTCAAAGGTGTCTAAGAATCGAAAGCGACGGAACAAGAAAAAATCCTCCGACACATTCAAAGCGTCAGCAACTGGACAAAGTAGAGCCGATGcttcatcaacatcatcatcgggCCAGCCGAAAATGGTAACATTAAGAAATCCTATGTTTGGCAATATGATGCCACAGAGTAGTCCATCGGTATTGCCCATTCCCAGCCGTGTACCAATCGCCCCACTGCCCATGGATCAGCCGGCTTCCATAATCAAGAATGAGAATGGAATGTTCACAATCCGGAATCCGGCGTTGCAGGCTGCTGTTGCCAATGGCATGCCAGTTTCCAATTACCGACAGTTTGCAGGAAACTATTACACACCGCCGCAGGAGAATATCGCTCCCAGCAGCAGCAGTTTGGGCAATCCTAACCTGGCCAGTTCGTTCTCGTATTTCTCAAATAACACCAGCAACACCAGCGCCAGTGGCAATGTCCGCCCCAACAGTCAGACAATTCCTGACGATCCATTTGCCATCAATAGCAATGGCTATGGATGTGACCTCAACAATGATGGTTCGTTGAGAGCCAATCCAAGTGGTGGCAAGTGTATCTCGGCAATTGGAAGCGAAATTAAGACAGCTCAGCAATTGAAGCAACGATCAAAGGATTCACAATGGCAGAATTATACTGCAGCAGCTCAAGACAGCACGCCAGCTGTTCCAAGTCAGGATAATG CATGTGGATACATTGGATCATCACTGCAATCCAACTATTACAACGGCTATGATGTATTCTCGTCGAGTTCGGGGGGAAGTCAGCAGCTATCCAGCAGTGGcagtttgtttgaaaatagtGACTGTCCATTGCATCACAATTGCGAAGACTCTCCGCCTCCAACAATAACTGGATTCAATCATTATCTGGATGGAATTCCCAATACCGGGATCATCCGATACGACGATGCTTCGTTCTTAAAGACCTTAATGCCGGGACAGAATCTAAACAACGAA GTGTCTATTCATAATGTGAATGATTCAAATTTCGCACGAAATGCAACATCACCAGTGGCTCATCGTGTTGAGATAACTCCAGTTTATGGTGGCAATCGTTCGTCGGCAAATCTCTTCAACAGCAGCTGTTCCAATGCCAGTCAATACTCGCCCACAAAGGGTTTTGTGCAACCAGCCCATTTGGGAGCGGCCGAATTCACAG aaaatcttTTCACGCCAAACGCGTTGCTTAATCTAAACGACTTGGATTCAGGTGATCGCGATGTGGAGTCCTTCAAACGCTTCAGTTATGATTTCGAGCCACCGAAAGAGAAACAAAaggtcaacatcaacatcaacgaTTTGTTCATGAAGGCCAGCCGGAGTGGCAATAGCTCACGTTCATCCCCATACCTGGATGATCCAACCCTGGCGTTGGATGGTTTTGTGCAGAATTTGGCAGCCCTTAAACTTACCGAGGAGCAGTTACCATCTGTTAATGGCAACTTGAATGCTGGCACCAGCCCCAATGGTTGGTGGTAA